A region of Clostridium acetobutylicum ATCC 824 DNA encodes the following proteins:
- a CDS encoding TetR/AcrR family transcriptional regulator has protein sequence MPKIIENIREKLILEGRKTLMEKSYRELSIRTIAKNSDIAIGTFYNYFKSKEDFVGEIFKDDWKATIRSLEALTDSKEELKEKIRKVYLAIEGFVHRYISIFYEIAMLEGYKSEASSDIKDIYIKVEEILKVERSRGNIKSELSSEKLTHFVVSNLIYLSKNKYITFDELYEHMKI, from the coding sequence ATGCCTAAGATAATTGAAAATATAAGAGAAAAACTTATATTAGAGGGTAGAAAAACACTTATGGAAAAAAGCTATAGAGAACTAAGTATAAGAACAATAGCAAAAAATTCAGATATAGCAATAGGTACTTTTTATAATTATTTTAAAAGCAAAGAGGATTTTGTAGGTGAAATTTTTAAGGATGATTGGAAAGCAACTATAAGATCCCTAGAAGCACTTACAGATTCAAAGGAAGAATTAAAAGAAAAGATAAGAAAGGTATACCTAGCTATAGAAGGATTTGTGCATAGGTATATATCTATCTTTTATGAAATTGCAATGCTGGAGGGATATAAAAGTGAGGCCAGTTCAGATATAAAAGATATTTATATTAAAGTGGAAGAGATACTTAAGGTAGAAAGAAGTAGGGGTAATATAAAATCTGAACTTTCATCTGAAAAACTTACACACTTTGTAGTTTCTAATCTTATATACTTAAGCAAGAATAAATATATAACATTTGATGAATTATATGAACATATGAAGATATAA
- a CDS encoding HSP60 chaperonin family translates to MDSMISKFKQMGDMSTTAINRLRQAQNGVKNVYVGASSIEIQRNIDDVLKSGKEVTETLYKLSIQLSKAKDAIIKADKDSGNGIKLNTIIRGEEKFSKVTDSKETISNMKKAVGYASKVGSGIGYFELGAAVSVANNLALGLPGLLGVYNDKRLIYKLENENRYGVLAAYQYGKMAGDLEGEVQGTLELFGGLSIMGVGGFGAGALTLATDGAAAPAVPAVESVGVAVAAHGVGMIGSSLSHFGSDFAKGSFYLSKMEKGYNNPSEITPKAIKDIKKKWGQKGIEAFEKAKNKGIVGAEGQNGIKKLKGPGMKKGDKIYTYEIKVKNKEYGDYRILGYKNSNGEIIFDYFRKGMH, encoded by the coding sequence ATGGACTCCATGATATCTAAATTTAAGCAAATGGGGGATATGTCAACTACTGCGATAAATAGATTAAGACAAGCACAAAATGGAGTTAAAAATGTATATGTAGGAGCTTCATCAATAGAAATACAAAGGAATATAGATGATGTCTTAAAATCGGGTAAAGAAGTAACAGAAACGCTATATAAATTATCAATACAATTAAGTAAGGCAAAAGATGCTATAATAAAAGCAGATAAGGATAGTGGCAATGGTATAAAATTAAATACTATAATTAGAGGAGAAGAGAAATTCTCAAAAGTTACTGATTCAAAAGAAACTATAAGTAATATGAAAAAGGCTGTAGGATATGCAAGTAAGGTAGGAAGTGGTATAGGATATTTTGAATTAGGTGCGGCAGTTTCTGTTGCCAATAATTTAGCACTTGGTTTGCCTGGTTTATTAGGCGTATATAATGATAAAAGATTAATATATAAGTTAGAGAATGAAAACAGGTATGGAGTTTTAGCAGCATATCAGTACGGTAAAATGGCTGGAGATTTAGAAGGTGAAGTACAAGGAACATTAGAGCTTTTTGGTGGACTGTCCATTATGGGGGTAGGAGGATTTGGTGCAGGAGCACTAACATTAGCTACCGATGGAGCTGCTGCGCCGGCAGTACCAGCAGTAGAAAGTGTTGGTGTTGCGGTAGCTGCACACGGTGTTGGAATGATAGGCTCTTCTCTTTCACATTTTGGTAGTGATTTTGCTAAGGGGAGCTTTTATCTTAGTAAGATGGAAAAGGGCTATAATAATCCTAGCGAAATTACTCCAAAGGCTATAAAAGATATAAAGAAAAAATGGGGACAAAAAGGCATTGAAGCTTTTGAAAAAGCTAAAAATAAGGGTATAGTAGGTGCAGAAGGTCAAAATGGAATTAAGAAACTAAAAGGTCCAGGAATGAAAAAAGGAGATAAAATATATACATATGAAATAAAAGTAAAAAATAAAGAGTATGGAGATTATCGAATTTTAGGTTATAAGAATAGTAATGGTGAAATTATATTTGATTACTTTAGAAAAGGAATGCATTAG
- a CDS encoding barstar family protein translates to MKYKFSLSCDDELVGYCQNIIGLNGDSILNNDNVRYHKLELIDFQVCDEYLKYLKKSKATIIGPCTLDVLDFQGISIGEYQFSIIEEIKHNELEKIKNDAKLSLIVVLNSITAGDEIEIWDKWRTGKPNQKNEWIKLSDENKEAWLNIVKIYHFSYKRSYYEPYENVSYETYYLDGNNITTYESFFCALGEAINGPGGYYGTDELNILDCLTGGFKACAPFKLVWRNHKIALKNLSITEWENKIERNKKENSKIFEDDYFHSKPEKSFFDTIIEIFVEHKITVMPLFYRVISSRGNNTAFVSKAWSDYVVYI, encoded by the coding sequence ATGAAATATAAATTTTCATTAAGTTGTGATGATGAATTAGTAGGCTACTGCCAAAATATAATTGGGTTAAATGGCGATTCTATTTTAAATAATGATAATGTAAGATATCATAAATTAGAACTTATTGATTTTCAAGTATGTGATGAATACCTAAAATACTTAAAAAAAAGTAAGGCTACTATTATAGGACCATGTACTTTAGATGTACTAGATTTTCAAGGAATATCAATAGGTGAATATCAATTCAGCATAATTGAAGAAATAAAACATAATGAACTAGAAAAAATTAAAAATGATGCAAAACTATCTCTGATTGTAGTTCTAAATAGTATTACTGCTGGAGATGAAATAGAAATTTGGGATAAGTGGAGAACAGGTAAACCAAACCAAAAAAATGAATGGATAAAACTAAGTGATGAAAACAAAGAGGCATGGTTGAATATAGTTAAAATATATCATTTTAGTTATAAACGATCTTATTATGAACCATATGAAAATGTTAGTTATGAAACATATTATTTAGATGGGAATAATATCACCACTTATGAATCTTTTTTCTGTGCATTAGGTGAAGCAATCAATGGTCCTGGTGGATACTATGGAACTGATGAGCTAAATATTTTAGATTGTTTAACTGGAGGATTTAAAGCCTGTGCTCCGTTTAAATTAGTATGGAGGAATCATAAAATTGCATTGAAAAACTTGAGTATAACGGAATGGGAAAATAAAATTGAGAGAAACAAAAAAGAAAACTCAAAAATTTTTGAAGACGATTATTTTCATAGTAAACCAGAAAAATCTTTCTTTGATACTATTATAGAAATTTTTGTTGAACACAAAATTACAGTTATGCCTTTATTTTATAGAGTTATAAGTAGTCGAGGAAATAATACAGCGTTTGTAAGTAAAGCTTGGTCGGATTATGTAGTTTATATATAA
- a CDS encoding YoaK family protein, producing the protein MSTKDIDILQKNKISIPSFACESLTLGALLTVVGGFLDAYTFIGRGGVFANAQTANIVLLGINTFKGEFKKSLIYLLPIIAFILGVFAAEIIKKSSSLPFIPNWQRSILILEIIILFIIGFIPNSVSNSIINITVSFVASLQYCSFKKLGNSTYATTMCTGNLRSASLLAYTAFSKRDKEAAVKSIRYFAIIFAFICGVSVGGFLTLFTGVHAVWLVDILLLIILILMDLK; encoded by the coding sequence TTGTCTACAAAAGATATTGATATATTGCAAAAAAACAAAATAAGTATTCCTAGCTTTGCTTGTGAATCTCTAACACTTGGTGCGCTATTAACTGTAGTTGGTGGTTTCTTAGATGCCTATACCTTTATAGGCCGTGGTGGTGTTTTTGCCAATGCCCAAACTGCAAACATTGTTCTTCTTGGTATAAATACCTTTAAAGGCGAATTTAAAAAGTCACTAATTTATCTTTTACCTATTATAGCCTTTATTTTAGGAGTTTTTGCTGCTGAAATAATAAAAAAAAGTTCATCGCTACCGTTTATACCAAACTGGCAGAGATCAATTTTAATACTTGAAATAATCATACTTTTTATAATTGGCTTTATACCTAACTCCGTTTCTAATTCTATTATAAATATCACAGTTTCCTTTGTTGCATCTCTCCAATACTGTTCCTTTAAAAAGCTTGGAAACTCAACCTATGCAACTACAATGTGTACAGGAAACTTACGTTCAGCTTCACTTTTGGCCTACACTGCATTTTCAAAAAGGGACAAAGAAGCTGCCGTAAAATCAATTCGATATTTTGCTATTATTTTTGCTTTTATATGCGGGGTATCTGTTGGTGGTTTTTTAACTTTATTTACAGGTGTCCATGCAGTATGGTTGGTAGATATATTACTACTTATAATACTTATATTGATGGATTTAAAATGA
- a CDS encoding DNA adenine methylase, with protein MIKYRGGKAREIKKFIHHLKSQKYDSYYEPFIGGGAVYFDLEPQNAIINDINTKLIDFYVDVKNNFSRIKNELEFLENVYNKNQQQYDALKMINSEERVLSMNEKLYYELREEFNYPTGKYLRGTVYYFINKTSYSGMIRYNKKGEYNVPFGRYKGFNAKGIDIKHYELLKNAQILNLDYEEVFKKASSKDIMFLDPPYDCVFNDYGNIQLGGGFDEDQHRRLAENFKNLNTRSLMIIGKTKLTEELYRNYIVDEYSKKYCVNIKNRFRNSAIHIVVSNYL; from the coding sequence ATGATTAAATATAGGGGTGGAAAGGCGAGAGAAATAAAAAAATTTATACATCACTTGAAAAGTCAAAAATATGATAGCTATTATGAACCATTTATTGGTGGTGGAGCGGTATATTTTGATTTAGAGCCCCAAAATGCAATTATAAATGATATAAATACTAAATTAATAGATTTTTATGTGGATGTAAAAAACAATTTCAGTAGGATAAAAAATGAACTTGAATTTTTGGAGAATGTGTACAATAAAAATCAGCAACAATATGATGCATTGAAAATGATTAATTCTGAAGAAAGAGTTTTAAGTATGAATGAGAAGTTGTATTATGAGCTGAGAGAGGAATTTAACTACCCAACCGGGAAGTATTTAAGAGGAACAGTGTACTATTTTATTAATAAAACCTCCTATTCAGGAATGATTAGATACAACAAAAAGGGCGAATACAATGTCCCTTTTGGAAGATACAAGGGGTTTAATGCAAAGGGAATAGACATTAAACATTATGAGCTGCTTAAAAATGCACAAATACTTAATTTGGATTATGAGGAGGTATTTAAAAAAGCTAGCTCTAAGGATATAATGTTCCTAGATCCACCATATGATTGTGTTTTTAATGATTACGGTAACATTCAATTAGGTGGAGGTTTTGATGAAGACCAGCATAGGCGGCTAGCAGAAAATTTTAAAAATTTAAATACTAGATCACTTATGATTATTGGTAAAACAAAGCTTACAGAAGAATTATATAGAAATTATATTGTTGATGAATATTCAAAAAAGTACTGTGTTAATATAAAAAACAGATTTAGGAACTCAGCTATTCACATAGTTGTAAGCAATTATTTATAA
- a CDS encoding LysR family transcriptional regulator, with amino-acid sequence MNLQQLEYLRKIAETQNFTKAAEECSVTQPALSKAISKLEDELNTPLFKRNGRNIELTTFGKVFLKHSNIALTEIKKGINELQEMLNPNKSTISIASTHCIGSYFIPFLIGNFLNEHKDIKFEFCHKATPEILRDLQYGKISLGFYDDPNYINKFREIKSVPVSKEEYVLIVPKKHPLSDKTEVSLKTLKDESFIVLNDSTKDNLLSYSEFINHTTEISVQPNEVSMLGGLVAAGAGITIVPNTPLINTNAVSIIKIKEDLGYKTIYMGWLEDSYISPHIDKFINYVLENQSI; translated from the coding sequence ATGAATTTACAGCAATTAGAATATCTAAGAAAAATAGCAGAAACACAAAACTTTACAAAAGCAGCTGAAGAGTGTTCAGTGACTCAGCCAGCTCTAAGCAAAGCCATTTCAAAGCTAGAGGATGAATTAAATACACCTCTCTTTAAACGAAACGGTAGAAATATTGAACTAACAACTTTTGGAAAAGTATTTTTAAAACATTCAAACATAGCCTTAACAGAAATAAAAAAGGGTATTAACGAACTTCAGGAAATGCTTAACCCAAATAAATCGACAATATCTATAGCATCAACTCACTGCATAGGATCATATTTCATACCTTTTTTAATAGGCAACTTTTTAAATGAGCATAAAGATATAAAATTTGAATTTTGCCATAAAGCTACGCCTGAAATACTTAGGGATTTACAATACGGAAAGATATCCTTAGGCTTTTATGATGATCCAAATTATATCAATAAGTTTAGAGAAATTAAATCTGTACCAGTATCAAAGGAAGAGTACGTTCTTATTGTGCCAAAAAAACATCCTCTTTCAGATAAAACAGAGGTTTCTCTTAAAACTTTAAAGGACGAATCCTTTATTGTACTCAATGATAGCACAAAGGATAATTTACTTTCTTACTCTGAATTTATAAATCATACTACAGAAATTTCCGTACAACCTAATGAAGTATCTATGCTTGGTGGTTTAGTTGCGGCAGGTGCAGGTATAACAATAGTTCCAAATACACCCCTTATTAATACAAATGCAGTTTCTATTATTAAAATAAAAGAAGATTTAGGCTATAAGACTATTTATATGGGTTGGTTAGAGGACTCCTACATATCACCTCATATAGATAAATTCATTAATTACGTATTAGAAAATCAGTCTATATAG
- a CDS encoding MFS transporter produces MSKDKKRIIALAIFLLGIFMGAIDSGIVSPARDVIRSSFGIGESLSVWMVTIYTLAYAVSMPIVSKLSDRYGRKKVYVISIATFALGSFLCGVSNFYGNYTFFLVARVIQAIGGGGIMPIANAFIGVSFPPEKRGTALGFVGGIYGIATILGPTMGSSVLNLAGNNHWGWIFFINLPISLIILALSVNLKENLGEAKKKMDLKGSIVLSAMILSLMYALTNLNFSDIVKSLRSSVVYPFLIVFFITLPIFIVIEKKAEDPILNLRYFKEKQILLTLILGFITGVGLMAVIFIPQFAENILKLKTGNGGYLVTFMSVFAGVSAPLGGKFIDKYSAKLVTALGMICTVFGTFFLAFYTTSNPNFISIMIGLVFVGFGMGFTMGTPLNYLMLSFVDEKESASALSTLSLIRSIGVAVSPNIMINFISEAGKRVQGNIMSVMPQISVPVFLQGKSAVRTIDISKLSGSGKISNAAISKFQSADVTNIVKVLKEFAASIIDKMLPGIKAQILRQMGPTSKMAPHIDLNKVFSSWKADYLNKIDQKRAVIESTFQSTISSGYKNMFIAAGIIALVGFIAALMLENKKMRVKNNI; encoded by the coding sequence ATGAGTAAAGACAAAAAAAGAATTATTGCATTAGCAATCTTTTTATTGGGGATTTTTATGGGTGCGATAGATAGCGGAATTGTATCGCCTGCCAGAGATGTTATAAGAAGCAGCTTTGGAATAGGTGAAAGTCTTAGTGTCTGGATGGTGACAATATACACTTTAGCTTATGCTGTATCTATGCCAATAGTTAGTAAGCTTTCTGATAGATATGGAAGGAAGAAAGTCTATGTTATTAGTATAGCAACCTTTGCTTTAGGGTCTTTCCTTTGTGGGGTTTCAAACTTTTATGGCAACTACACATTTTTTCTAGTAGCTAGAGTAATTCAAGCTATCGGTGGTGGAGGGATTATGCCTATAGCTAATGCATTTATAGGAGTCAGCTTTCCGCCTGAAAAAAGAGGTACTGCACTAGGTTTTGTAGGAGGCATTTACGGAATTGCAACTATTTTAGGACCTACAATGGGATCTTCTGTTTTGAATTTAGCAGGGAATAACCATTGGGGTTGGATATTCTTTATAAACCTTCCTATAAGCTTAATTATCTTAGCGCTGAGTGTTAATTTAAAAGAGAATCTTGGAGAGGCAAAAAAGAAGATGGATTTAAAAGGAAGCATTGTGCTGAGTGCCATGATTTTAAGTCTTATGTATGCTTTGACTAACTTGAACTTTTCAGATATTGTTAAGAGCTTACGAAGTTCAGTAGTGTATCCCTTCTTAATAGTATTTTTTATTACTTTACCCATATTTATAGTTATAGAGAAAAAAGCAGAAGATCCAATCCTGAATTTAAGATATTTTAAAGAAAAACAAATACTTTTAACTTTAATACTTGGTTTTATAACGGGAGTAGGACTTATGGCAGTTATATTCATTCCCCAGTTTGCTGAAAATATATTGAAATTGAAGACGGGAAATGGAGGATATTTAGTAACCTTCATGTCTGTTTTCGCTGGAGTAAGCGCTCCACTTGGGGGCAAATTTATAGATAAGTATTCAGCTAAACTTGTTACAGCTCTTGGAATGATTTGTACAGTTTTTGGAACCTTTTTCTTAGCTTTTTATACAACCTCAAATCCAAATTTTATTTCTATTATGATAGGACTTGTGTTTGTAGGTTTCGGAATGGGCTTTACAATGGGAACTCCACTCAACTATTTGATGTTATCATTTGTGGATGAGAAGGAATCTGCATCGGCTCTTTCAACTTTATCACTTATAAGATCAATCGGTGTAGCAGTTTCTCCGAATATAATGATAAATTTTATATCAGAAGCAGGTAAAAGAGTTCAAGGAAATATTATGTCGGTGATGCCGCAAATTTCGGTTCCAGTTTTTTTACAAGGTAAGAGTGCTGTAAGGACAATTGATATATCTAAATTATCAGGCAGTGGGAAGATTTCAAATGCAGCTATATCAAAGTTTCAGTCAGCGGATGTAACTAATATAGTAAAGGTGCTAAAGGAGTTTGCAGCAAGCATAATTGATAAAATGCTTCCTGGAATAAAGGCGCAAATTTTAAGGCAGATGGGGCCTACTTCTAAAATGGCGCCACATATAGATTTAAATAAAGTGTTTTCTAGTTGGAAGGCGGATTATTTGAATAAGATTGACCAAAAAAGAGCAGTAATTGAAAGTACCTTTCAGAGTACCATAAGCTCAGGTTATAAAAACATGTTTATTGCTGCAGGAATAATAGCATTGGTGGGTTTTATAGCAGCTCTAATGCTGGAGAATAAAAAGATGAGAGTTAAAAATAATATATAA
- a CDS encoding VOC family protein — MNLSFKINSMYICVHNMDRAINFYENLFNCKVTGKDEIYSVFDINGFRYGLFANKKTGEKKIWGNNCLPSFQVNDIDLILEKLKELNCPIVFPLTNIGKNKVLEFTDCEGNAIEITSPIK; from the coding sequence ATGAACTTGTCCTTTAAAATAAATTCAATGTATATATGCGTACACAATATGGATAGAGCAATTAATTTCTACGAAAATTTGTTCAATTGTAAAGTTACTGGGAAAGATGAAATTTATAGCGTATTTGATATTAACGGATTTAGATATGGTTTATTTGCAAATAAAAAAACAGGAGAAAAGAAAATTTGGGGAAATAATTGTCTCCCAAGTTTTCAGGTTAATGATATTGACTTAATTTTAGAAAAGCTGAAGGAGTTGAATTGCCCAATTGTTTTTCCTCTTACTAATATAGGGAAAAATAAAGTTTTGGAATTTACCGACTGTGAAGGAAATGCTATTGAAATAACTAGTCCCATAAAGTGA
- a CDS encoding nitroreductase family protein, producing MMTVDIEKCIGCGKCVKDCFPKDIEIVDGKAKINNETCIKCGHCIAVCPMNAVSTDDYDMSEVKEYNKEEFSVDADKLMNFIKFRRTIRQYKDKDIEKEKIEKIIEAGRFTQTGSNMQDVSYIVVKDKINELKDLVFESLKNIGQNMLKDSKNGNALTKRYAEMWLKMYEAYKEDPVKNDRLFFNAPAVIVVTAASQVNGALASSNMELMTDALGLGTFFSGFFIVAAQNSKEIQEFLGIHEGKQAVTCMVMGYPNVTYARTTPRKEADISWK from the coding sequence ATGATGACAGTAGATATTGAAAAGTGCATAGGATGCGGGAAATGCGTAAAGGATTGTTTTCCAAAGGATATAGAAATAGTAGACGGTAAGGCAAAGATAAACAATGAAACTTGTATAAAATGTGGGCACTGTATTGCAGTCTGTCCTATGAATGCAGTATCAACAGATGATTATGATATGAGTGAAGTAAAAGAATACAATAAAGAAGAGTTTTCTGTAGATGCTGATAAATTAATGAACTTTATAAAGTTTAGAAGAACTATAAGACAATATAAAGATAAGGATATAGAAAAAGAGAAAATAGAAAAGATTATTGAAGCAGGAAGATTTACTCAAACAGGAAGTAATATGCAGGATGTTTCCTATATAGTTGTTAAGGATAAGATAAATGAGCTAAAGGATTTAGTATTTGAAAGTCTTAAAAATATTGGACAAAATATGCTTAAGGATTCAAAGAACGGAAATGCTTTAACAAAAAGATATGCAGAGATGTGGCTTAAGATGTATGAAGCATACAAAGAAGATCCCGTAAAGAATGACAGATTATTCTTTAATGCTCCAGCTGTTATAGTTGTTACTGCAGCTTCACAAGTTAATGGAGCACTTGCTTCTTCAAATATGGAGCTTATGACAGATGCTCTAGGGCTTGGAACATTCTTTAGTGGATTTTTCATAGTAGCAGCACAAAATAGTAAGGAAATTCAAGAGTTTTTAGGAATACATGAAGGTAAACAAGCAGTAACTTGTATGGTAATGGGATACCCTAATGTAACATATGCTAGAACTACACCTAGAAAAGAAGCGGATATAAGCTGGAAATAG
- a CDS encoding LysR family transcriptional regulator, producing the protein MDFRQFEYVKTIAEEKSISRAAERLYISQPSLSQYIIRLENSLGVKLFDRTSATITLTFAGEKYIETARNIINLNNQLTKELNDIANLSKGRVIIGVPSQAGRYILPLVIPKFYKEYPNIEIIVEENIVSELEKMLLEGKIDIAILTLPVQHEKITYESIMNERIFLIAPKKHPICSVDGRISFNFIRNEKFILLKKGQRIRLIVDDIFSRIGAKPNIILEITNLDAAYRMASSGMGFTIVPENVLYLLNTNGKENDFIIDSLEHTLVVAYRKGEYLTRASREFIANLKGVMKMDYNNKNHNSVSYKKIYID; encoded by the coding sequence TTGGATTTTCGTCAATTTGAATATGTAAAGACCATAGCGGAGGAAAAAAGCATCTCTAGAGCGGCAGAAAGACTTTATATATCACAACCATCCCTGAGTCAATATATAATAAGATTAGAAAATAGCCTAGGAGTAAAATTATTTGATAGAACTTCAGCAACTATTACTTTAACCTTTGCAGGAGAGAAATATATTGAAACTGCAAGAAATATAATTAATTTAAATAATCAGCTCACAAAGGAGTTAAATGATATAGCGAATTTGAGTAAAGGTCGTGTTATAATTGGGGTTCCAAGTCAAGCGGGTAGATACATATTGCCTCTTGTAATACCTAAATTTTATAAAGAGTACCCTAACATAGAGATAATTGTTGAAGAAAATATAGTGTCTGAGTTAGAGAAAATGCTATTAGAAGGAAAAATAGATATTGCAATATTAACGCTTCCAGTGCAGCATGAAAAAATTACATATGAGTCTATTATGAATGAGAGAATTTTTCTTATAGCGCCTAAGAAACATCCTATATGTAGTGTTGATGGAAGGATTAGCTTTAATTTTATTAGAAATGAGAAGTTTATACTACTAAAAAAAGGACAGAGAATAAGGCTTATAGTGGATGATATATTTTCGAGAATAGGAGCTAAACCAAATATAATTCTCGAAATTACAAATTTAGATGCAGCGTATCGTATGGCGTCATCAGGAATGGGTTTTACTATTGTTCCAGAGAATGTGTTATATCTTTTGAACACAAATGGAAAAGAGAATGATTTTATAATAGATAGCCTCGAGCATACATTGGTAGTTGCATATAGGAAAGGGGAGTACCTTACAAGAGCATCCCGTGAATTTATTGCAAATTTAAAAGGGGTTATGAAGATGGATTATAATAATAAAAATCACAATTCAGTAAGTTATAAAAAAATCTATATAGACTGA